A region from the Falco rusticolus isolate bFalRus1 chromosome 4, bFalRus1.pri, whole genome shotgun sequence genome encodes:
- the TGM4 gene encoding protein-glutamine gamma-glutamyltransferase 4: MSGNAETSLAVTGIDFLKSQNSCLHHTDAYNIKNLVVRRGQAFQLQVSFNRAPRTTDKLSVRFGFGEKPMKVRGTLMSLNPKWEQDPNEWRISIIRSSGKECLLSITSSPKALVGKYILNVKAGTSIYEPENSAIYLLFNPWCKDDVVFLADEAQRKEYVLNDTGYIYVGSAYNIYGRPWNFGQFEDFILDACMYLLDKSKLKLSYRRDPVLVSRAMSALVNANDDSGVLLGNWSGNYSHGTSPMDWIGSVSILQDYYRTKKPVCYGQCWVFSGVLTTVMRCLGIPSRCVSNFNSAHDTEENLRVDVYLNELGEKLENKSFDSVWNFHVWNDVWMKRPDLPVGFDGWQAIDSTPQEKSQGIFQCGPCPLKAIREGDVYLPFDSKFVFAEVNADKVYWVVRKVNGKEKYTKMGVETQCIGLNISTKAVGQNTREDITAQYKFPEGSKEERQAMQRATSFIQPSGMTPRARFGSPMRMANSTDSRPEVLQEAVSKTGIQLEIIHKEALYPGNPLELAVTVKTSTPGSWTINLTSSCQLQSYTGKVQAKLGHIKETVKLEGKSEMQVPLKIMADAYMKTLASVEDEALIHVTAIAEVQGTDDKLTKETTMSFEYPPITVQMPETAKLNKEFTCAFIFKNELNTALDNCKLLVEGLGLFKMATFDEGDVKPGRIIKSQIICTPTRLGEKKIVAKLTSTQIKGISTERAITITE; the protein is encoded by the exons ATGAGCGGTAACGCTG AGACCAGTCTGGCAGTCACTGGGATTGACTTTCTCAAGAGCCAGAACTCCTGCCTGCACCACACGGATGCGTACAACATCAAGAACCTGGTGGTGCGACGGGGGCAGGCCTTCCAGCTGCAGGTCAGCTTCAACAGGGCACCCAGGACAACCGACAAGCTCTCCGTGCGTTTTGGCTTTG GCGAAAAGCCAATGAAAGTCAGGGGGACCCTGATGTCACTGAACCCGAAGTGGGAGCAGGATCCCAACGAGTGGCGAATCTCCATCATCAGGAGCAGTGGCAAAGAG TGCCTGCTGTCTATCACCAGCTCGCCCAAGGCCCTGGTGGGAAAATACATCCTGAACGTGAAGGCTGGGACTAGCATTTACGAGCCTGAGAACAGTGCTATCTACCTTTTATTCAATCCCTGGTGCAAAG ATGATGTCGTCTTCCTGGCTGATGAGGCGCAGAGAAAGGAATATGTGCTCAACGATACAGGCTACATCTATGTCGGCTCTGCATACAACATATACGGTAGACCCTGGAATTTTGGGCAG TTTGAGGACTTCATCTTGGATGCCTGCATGTATCTGCTGGACAAAAGCAAACTCAAGCTGAGCTACAGAAGGGATCCTGTGCTTGTGTCCAGAGCCATGTCTGCTTTG GTTAACGCCAATGATGACAGCGGTGTCCTGCTGGGGAACTGGTCAGGGAATTACAGCCACGGGACCTCCCCTATGGATTGGATTGGGAGCGTCTCAATTCTGCAGGACTATTACAGAACGAAGAAGCCAGTCTGTTACGGACAATGTTGGGTCTTTTCAGGAGTCCTCACTACAG TCATGCGTTGCTTGGGAATTCCGTCCCGCTGTGTGAGTAACTTCAACTCAGCACATGATACAGAGGAGAACCTGAGAGTTGACGTTTACCTGAATGAACTCGGAGAAAAGCTAGAGAATAAATCCTTCGACTCTGTCTG GAACTTCCACGTGTGGAATGACGTCTGGATGAAGAGGCCAGACCTGCCAGTGGGGTTTGATGGCTGGCAAGCAATTGATTCAACCCCTCAGGAGAAAAGTCAAG GTATATTCCAGTGTGGTCCATGCCCGCTGAAGGCTATCCGAGAAGGGGATGTGTATTTGCCCTTCGACAGCAAGTTTGTGTTTGCGGAGGTGAATGCTGACAAAGTCTACTGGGTTGTCAGGAAGGTGAATGGCAAGGAGAAGTACACCAAGATGGGCGTGGAGACCCAGTGCATCGGCTTGAACATCAGCACAAAAGCCGTGGGGCAGAACACGCGGGAAGACATAACGGCGCAGTACAAGTTCCCTGAAG GCTCCAAAGAGGAAAGGCAGGCCATGCAGAGAGCTACCTCCTTCATACAGCCTTCAGGAATGACACCTCGCGCACGCTTTGGTTCACCTATGCGCATGGCTAACAGCACGGACTCCAGGCCTGAGGTCCTGCAGGAGGCAGTCTCCAAGACTGGGATCCAGCTTGAGATAATCCATAAAGAGGCTTTGTATCCTGGCAATCCCCTTGAACTGGCTGTCACCGTGAAGACCTCTACTCCTGGGAGCTGGACCATCAATCTTaccagctcctgccagctgcagtcCTATACTGGGAAAGTTCAGGCTAAACTTGGACATATCAAGGAGACCGTCAAGCTTGAAGGCAAATCTG agaTGCAGGTCCCTCTGAAAATTATGGCCGACGCATACATGAAGACACTGGCCTCAGTGGAAGATGAAGCACTCATCCACGTCACCGCCATTGCTGAGGTCCAGGGGACAGATGACAAGCTCACCAAGGAGACGACAATGAGCTTCGAGTACCCCCCCATCACCGTCCAG aTGCCAGAAACAGCCAAACTGAACAAGGAGTTCACCTGTGCCTTCATCTTCAAGAACGAGCTGAATACTGCCCTGGACAACTGCAAACTGCTGGTGGAGGGCCTGGGCCTGTTTAAGATGGCAACGTTTGATGAGGG GGATGTAAAGCCTGGTAGGATCATTAAGTCTCAAATAATATGCACTCCAACAAGActaggagagaagaaaatagtaGCCAAGCTGACCTCGACCCAGATCAAAGGGATCTCTACAGAGAGGGCCATCACCATCACCGAGTAG